Proteins from one Microcaecilia unicolor chromosome 2, aMicUni1.1, whole genome shotgun sequence genomic window:
- the LOC115461753 gene encoding uncharacterized protein LOC115461753 isoform X2, giving the protein MRDTGPFSYRTSLGPGVNFFEEGAGSSEEDSEAPPDDTNPSEETLAVPEHHVDYLSETRLPSPRLEVATKVKQHQACAGVFTNPFREEQRAQLSLLERHVQLTARDRPAEIAGRKICLAYRKDGRCRFGSSCKFAHDSDLQVLPKPTVTKQQSVVEATEALSTNQPQASTEDSQPARGKRKPGLSNTLIPPKRTMKSYQAQLAKDRPWVL; this is encoded by the exons ATGAGAGACACAGGACCCTTCTCATACAG GACGTCTCTTGGACCAGGAGTGAACTTCTTTGAGGAAGGTGCAGGAAGCAGTGAGGAAGACTCTGAAGCCCCTCCTGATGATACAAACCCTTCAGAGGAAACTCTGGCAGTACCAGAGCACCACGTGGACTACCTCAGCGAGACCCGCCTTCCATCCCCCAGGCTGGAAGTGGCCACCAAGGTGAAGCAGCATCAGGCATGCGCTGGGGTCTTTACTAATCCATTTCGTGAAGAGCAAAGGGCTCAGCTCAGCCTGCTGGAGAGGCACGTGCAACTGACTGCAAGAGACAGGCCTGCAGAAATTGCAGGGCGCAAGATCTGCCTGGCATACCGCAAGGATGGGCGCTGTCGCTTCGGGAGCAGCTGTAAGTTTGCTCATGACAGTGATTTACAGGTGCTGCCGAAGCCCACGGTGACAAAGCAGCAAAGTGTGGTAGAAGCTACAGAAGCCCTGTCCACTAACCAGCCCCAGGCAAGTACAGAGGACAGCCAGCCAGCGAGGGGCAAGAGGAAGCCAGGACTCAGTAACACCCTTATTCCTCCAAAAAGGACTATGAAAAGCTACCAGGCACAGCTGGCAAAAGACAGGCCCTGGGTCCTCTGA
- the LOC115461753 gene encoding uncharacterized protein LOC115461753 isoform X1 produces the protein MAQRPSSLGLLADYDSESEGETESHEGSLSRSGEKQIRTSLGPGVNFFEEGAGSSEEDSEAPPDDTNPSEETLAVPEHHVDYLSETRLPSPRLEVATKVKQHQACAGVFTNPFREEQRAQLSLLERHVQLTARDRPAEIAGRKICLAYRKDGRCRFGSSCKFAHDSDLQVLPKPTVTKQQSVVEATEALSTNQPQASTEDSQPARGKRKPGLSNTLIPPKRTMKSYQAQLAKDRPWVL, from the exons ATGGCACAGCGTCCAAGCTCCCTGGGGCTGTTGGCAGATTACGATTCTGAGTCTGAGGGAGAAACGGAGAGTCATGAAGGAAGCCTGAGCAGGAGTGGTGAGAAGCAGATCCG GACGTCTCTTGGACCAGGAGTGAACTTCTTTGAGGAAGGTGCAGGAAGCAGTGAGGAAGACTCTGAAGCCCCTCCTGATGATACAAACCCTTCAGAGGAAACTCTGGCAGTACCAGAGCACCACGTGGACTACCTCAGCGAGACCCGCCTTCCATCCCCCAGGCTGGAAGTGGCCACCAAGGTGAAGCAGCATCAGGCATGCGCTGGGGTCTTTACTAATCCATTTCGTGAAGAGCAAAGGGCTCAGCTCAGCCTGCTGGAGAGGCACGTGCAACTGACTGCAAGAGACAGGCCTGCAGAAATTGCAGGGCGCAAGATCTGCCTGGCATACCGCAAGGATGGGCGCTGTCGCTTCGGGAGCAGCTGTAAGTTTGCTCATGACAGTGATTTACAGGTGCTGCCGAAGCCCACGGTGACAAAGCAGCAAAGTGTGGTAGAAGCTACAGAAGCCCTGTCCACTAACCAGCCCCAGGCAAGTACAGAGGACAGCCAGCCAGCGAGGGGCAAGAGGAAGCCAGGACTCAGTAACACCCTTATTCCTCCAAAAAGGACTATGAAAAGCTACCAGGCACAGCTGGCAAAAGACAGGCCCTGGGTCCTCTGA